From Marivirga harenae, one genomic window encodes:
- a CDS encoding SAM hydrolase/SAM-dependent halogenase family protein produces MPLITFLSDFGWRDHYVAAVKAKILGEDSSLQVIDISHNITKHDIIHAAHVLKSVYQDFPEGSVHLVAVNSRSEPNEAMIAVEIKKRFFLGSNNGLLSIIRDKHPDKIVKIASTDDLKGNFPAKDILAPAAVKILQSKNLDGTGEEMEVDDFKRYIVPKVKATREIIQGHVVHIDDYGNLITDIQKYDYDILSKGKSVQIKFRNYSLTGVQEHYHESQGGEAFAIFNDQGVLEIGIKQGNASELLGMEYNSMVSVKFGEY; encoded by the coding sequence ATGCCTTTGATCACTTTTCTATCAGATTTCGGTTGGCGCGACCATTATGTGGCAGCGGTGAAAGCCAAAATACTGGGTGAAGATTCTAGTCTTCAAGTGATTGACATATCTCACAACATCACCAAGCACGATATCATTCATGCTGCACATGTACTAAAGTCCGTTTATCAAGATTTTCCGGAAGGTAGCGTTCATCTAGTAGCAGTCAATTCCCGTTCTGAACCAAATGAAGCAATGATCGCTGTTGAAATTAAAAAGCGTTTCTTCTTAGGTAGCAATAATGGATTGCTTAGTATTATAAGAGATAAACATCCCGATAAAATTGTGAAAATTGCGTCAACAGATGACTTAAAAGGTAATTTTCCAGCTAAGGATATTTTGGCTCCTGCCGCTGTTAAAATTTTACAATCCAAAAATCTTGACGGAACTGGCGAAGAAATGGAAGTGGATGATTTTAAAAGATATATTGTACCAAAGGTAAAAGCTACCAGGGAGATTATTCAAGGTCATGTAGTACATATTGATGATTATGGAAACCTGATTACTGATATTCAGAAGTACGACTACGATATTTTAAGTAAAGGAAAATCCGTTCAAATAAAATTTAGAAATTATTCTCTCACAGGAGTTCAAGAGCATTATCACGAAAGCCAAGGAGGCGAAGCTTTTGCCATTTTTAATGATCAAGGCGTTTTAGAAATTGGTATCAAACAAGGAAATGCATCAGAATTACTGGGAATGGAATATAACAGTATGGTAAGCGTTAAGTTTGGGGAGTACTAG